A genomic region of Anopheles coustani chromosome 3, idAnoCousDA_361_x.2, whole genome shotgun sequence contains the following coding sequences:
- the LOC131260594 gene encoding probable G-protein coupled receptor No18: protein MAWNGTGNATLVGSTASLLINYTATLSTSRSYQEMFVNLQLSEDTPDGGRTRATLGALGTDAPHRFGCTRPCLSWKKLVLVALFCLLIVITVVGNTLVILSVLTTRRLRTVTNCFVMSLAVADWLVGIFVMPPAVIVFVVESWQLGWILCDIWISLDVLLCTASILSLCAISVDRYLAVTQPLTYSKRRRSKRLALLMIFVVWLVALAITCPPILGWYDQDRRTLQSYECHYNQNKGYVVFSAMGSFFIPMTVMLYVYSKICCVLTSRQNRMTKTEATEKTCDIEVDNCTSDADTSPRQMVSSAGAGAYGVTGGGRHGLTTPHYAGNGGSSHNTSHQTLYEFLSSTRTTPNAASRSSQRNGSSGSGISKFSGTTFELRPINTVQFSASQISLSESCASNVTVNATKVRLHGKRIPIRISSLKRETKTAQTLSMVVGGFIACWLPFFVYYLLMPFLPDASKSDELMEFLTWLGWINSAINPFIYAFYNVDFRVAFWRLTLRKFFKNKHNLAFLKS, encoded by the exons ATGGCTTGGAACGGCACTGGCAACGCAACCCTCGTCGGCAGTACCGCCTCGCTGCTAATCAACTATACGGCCACGCTGTCCACCAGCCGCAGCTACCAGGAGATGTTCGTTAATCTGCAGCTCAGCGAGGACACGCCGGACGGCGGGCGGACGAGGGCCACGCTGGGGGCACTCGGGACGGATGCGCCGCACCGGTTCGGCTGCACCCGACCCTGCCTGTCCTGGAAGAAGCTGGTCCTGGTGGCGCTCTTCTGCCTGCTGATAGTGATCACCGTCGTCGGCAACACACTGGTCATCCTGTCCGTGCTCACCACCCGCCGCCTGCGCACCGTCACCAACTGCTTCGTGATGAGCCTGGCCGTGGCCGACTGGCTCGTGGGGATTTTCGTGATGCCGCCGGCCGTCATCGTGTTCGTCGTCG AATCGTGGCAGCTCGGTTGGATACTGTGCGATATTTGGATATCGCTCGACGTGCTGCTCTGCACCGCCTCCATACTCAGCCTCTGTGCGATCAGCGTGGATCG ATATCTGGCCGTTACGCAGCCACTCACCTACTCCAAGCGGCGGCGTTCGAAGCGGTTGGCGTTGCTGATGATTTTCGTCGTCTGGCTGGTGGCGCTGGCCATCACGTGTCCACCGATTCTCGGCTG gtATGATCAGGACCGCAGGACACTGCAAAGCTACGAGTGCCACTACAATCAAAACAAGGGCTACGTGGTGTTCTCCGCCATGGGTTCCTTCTTCATCCCGATGACGGTGATGCTGTACGTGTACTCGAAGATCTGCTGCGTCCTGACCTCGCGCCAGAACCGCATGACCAAAACGGAG gCCACGGAAAAGACCTGCGATATCGAAGTGGATAACTGCACCTCGGACGCCGACACCAGCCCCCGGCAGATGGTCAGCAGTGCGGGAGCCGGTGCTTACGGGGTGACGGGTGGAGGTCGCCACGGGCTCACCACCCCGCACTACGCCGGCAACGGAGGCAGCAGTCATAATACCTCCCACCAGACGCTGTACGAGTTCCTCAGCTCGACCCGCACCACCCCGAACGCGGCGTCTCGCAGCTCGCAGCGGAACGGCAGCAGCGGTAGCGGCATTTCCAAGTTTTCCGGCACCACGTTCGAGCTGCGACCGATCAATACGGTGCAGTTCAGCGCCAGCCAGATCTCGCTGTCGGAGTCGTGCGCCTCGAACGTCACGGTCAACGCGACCAAGGTGCGCCTGCACGGCAAACGCATCCCGATTCGCATCTCGTCGCTGAAGCGCGAAACGAAGACGGCCCAGACGCTCAGCATGGTTGTCGGTGGGTTCATCGCCTGCTGGCTGCCGTTCTTCGTGTACTACCTGCTGATGCCGTTCCTGCCCGACGCGTCCAAGAGCGACGAGCTGATGGAGTTTCTCACCTGGCTCGGCTGGATCAACTCGGCCATCAACCCGTTCATCTACGCGTTCTACAACGTCGACTTTCGGGTCGCCTTCTGGCGCCTCACGCTGCGGAAGTTCTTTAAGAATAAGCACAACCTCGCGTTTTTGAAGTCCTAG
- the LOC131260588 gene encoding tyramine receptor Ser-2-like produces MVLLTAPLPLYYATAATAVVLALPSTVASETGGAVLTALNHTLATTSSTLFDTGVLTDVDEGSNGGHHHLSRAVSPDRVASITNIEPSSNAAILAGFESPAAFVDSSNVSVEVVTGATDVPTVDNDRFSLLDRDPLESAIGVANRSLISTVSSAVGFDQGIEDLVWPVDNLFSSTGTPPDPTARQLESLSRAMEEHFLVANWQDCVVVILFCLLIVVTVIGNTLVILSVITTRRLRTVTNCFVMSLAVADWLVGIFVMPPAVAVHLMGSWQLGWILCDIWISLDVLLCTASILSLCAISIDRYLAVTQPLNYSRRRRSKRLALLMILVVWVLALAITCPPILGWYEPGRRELDQCRYNQNEGYVVFSAMGSFFIPMTVMVYVYLRISCVVASRHDKMTEIEVHKKSHRIREPEEDGYQSEQDPIPLSPKRKRSSSQLSTGTTTYVAQVGPGSMLDDSGPKAVGAAKRNHKNGHYELVDMNSTVGGGIVVGGGKTTILSGALEGAAYEVGADEGEAVEPPVCADPGQPGAGSGPEACYSKLPSADDRWPSGNSIFNQQTHKPQSHSGGSSATSAGTGGNVSQQGQQHFHHHHHHHHHHHHHHHPGGGTTGVPVAAVAATTGGGGGLRRNNTINTSTGSSVQLVGGRVNAGGGNNIRVHQKSLSSRISSMKRENKTTQTLSIVVGGFIACWLPFFINYIITPFLPKGWSVPELGEFFTWLGWINSAINPFIYAFYSVDFRAAFWRLTLRRFFRNSEKAPFANIHNLSMRR; encoded by the exons ATGGTACTACTAACGGCACCACTACCTCTATACTACGCCACGGCAGCGACGGCCGTTGTTCTAGCACTACCGTCAACCGTAGCCAGCGAGACAGGTGGAGCTGTTTTGACAGCACTGAATCACACGTTAGCGACAACGTCATCGACCCTTTTCGATACCGGAGTGTTGACAGACGTCGATGAAGGGAGCAACGGTGGCCATCATCATCTGTCCCGTGCGGTGAGCCCCGACCGGGTTGCCAGCATCACCAACATCGAACCATCGTCAAACGCAGCGATTCTGGCAGGATTCGAGTCGCCGGCAGCTTTCGTTGACAGCAGTAACGTCAGTGTGGAGGTTGTGACCGGTGCGACTGACGTGCCCACGGTGGACAATGATCGGTTTTCGCTGCTCGATCGCGACCCACTGGAGAGTGCGATTGGTGTAGCTAACCGATCCCTAATCAGCACCGTCTCTTCAGCGGTCGGGTTCGATCAGGGCATCGAGGATTTAGTGTGGCCTGTGGATAACCTCTTCTCGAGCACCGGAACGCCACCGGATCCGACCGCACGCCAGCTAGAAAGTCTCTCGCGCGCGATGGAGGAACACTTTCTCGTCGCCAACTGGCAGGACTGCGTCGTTGTGATACTGTTCTGCCTGCTGATCGTGGTGACCGTGATCGGTAACACGCTCGTCATCCTGTCGGTCATCACGACGCGCCGTCTGCGTACCGTCACCAACTGCTTCGTAATGAGCCTGGCCGTGGCCGACTGGCTCGTCGGTATCTTCGTGATGCCACCGGCCGTAGCCGTACATCTGATGG GCTCCTGGCAGCTCGGTTGGATTCTGTGTGATATATGGATCTCATTAGACGTACTACTCTGTACAGCATCAATTCTTAGCCTTTGTGCCATTAGTATAGATAG ATATCTAGCCGTAACGCAACCATTGAACTATTCCCGTCGACGGCGCTCGAAGCGGTTGGCCCTGCTGATGATCTTGGTCGTGTGGGTCCTGGCCCTAGCCATCACGTGTCCCCCGATTCTCGGATG GTACGAACCGGGTCGGCGTGAGCTGGACCAGTGCCGATACAACCAGAACGAGGGCTACGTCGTCTTCTCCGCCATGGGGTCCTTCTTCATCCCGATGACGGTGATGGTGTACGTTTACCTACGGATATCGTGCGTCGTCGCCTCTCGGCACGACAAGATGACGGAGATCGAAGTCCACAAG AAAAGTCACCGCATTCGGGAGCCCGAGGAGGATGGGTACCAGTCCGAGCAAGATCCGATTCCACTGAGCCCGAAGCGAAAGCGTTCCTCGTCGCAGCTGTCGACGGGTACGACCACCTACGTGGCCCAGGTTGGGCCCGGTTCGATGCTGGACGATAGCGGCCCGAAGGCGGTGGGGGCGGCCAAGCGGAACCATAAGAACGGTCACTACGAGCTGGTGGACATGAATTCAACGGTCGGTGGTGGCATCGTAGTCGGCGGTGGAAAAACCACAATCCTTTCAGGAGCACTCGAGGGCGCCGCCTACGAGGTGGGTGCGGACGAGGGTGAGGCTGTCGAGCCACCGGTATGTGCCGATCCCGGTCAGCCAGGTGCTGGAAGTGGTCCCGAGGCGTGCTACAGCAAGCTGCCCTCAGCGGACGACCGCTGGCCGTCAGGCAATAgcattttcaatcaacaaaCCCACAAACCACAATCCCATTCCGGTGGTTCCAGCGCAACCAGCGCCGGCACCGGCGGGAACGTTTCCCAACAGGGACAGCAGCActtccaccatcaccaccatcaccatcaccatcaccatcaccaccatcacccggGCGGGGGCACGACGGGAGTGCCGGTGGCGGCCGTGGCTGCGAcaaccggtggtggtggtggccttCGACGGAACAACACCATCAACACGTCTACGGGCAGCTCGGTGCAGCTGGTCGGGGGGCGGGTGAACGCGGGCGGCGGTAACAACATCCGCGTGCACCAAAAGTCCCTGTCGTCCCGCATCTCGTCGATGAAGCGCGAGAACAAGACGACCCAAACGCTCAGCATCGTCGTCGGCGGGTTCATCGCCTGCTGGCTGCCGTTTTTCATCAACTACATCATCACACCGTTCCTGCCGAAGGGCTGGTCCGTGCCGGAGCTGGGCGAGTTCTTCACCTGGCTCGGCTGGATCAACTCAGCCATCAACCCGTTCATCTACGCGTTCTACAGTGTCGACTTCCGGGCGGCCTTCTGGCGGCTCACGCTGCGCCGCTTCTTCCGCAACAGCGAGAAGGCCCCGTTCGCCAACATTCACAACCTCTCGATGCGCCGATGA